A part of Variovorax sp. HW608 genomic DNA contains:
- a CDS encoding amino acid synthesis family protein, producing the protein MIDIRRVFTQVETIHHEFGPRAATPLVRGAIAAVLTNPFAGRYEPDILPMMKLLDPVGLEMAHRLRAAMDVPVERIATYGKGAIVGAAGELEHGALWHVPGGYAMRELLGWKGDRDAYRQGKAEDASPHARHSVSSLPPEGAAFALGRPGAKKTGQPGNALAIVPSTKKVGAPGATLDVPLTNINASYVRGQFDAFEVRVPGAPAADEIVFILAMSTGYRVHDRVGGLRAEDISKWDGLR; encoded by the coding sequence ATGATCGATATACGCCGTGTCTTCACCCAGGTCGAGACCATCCACCATGAGTTCGGACCCCGCGCCGCGACGCCGCTGGTGCGTGGCGCGATCGCCGCGGTGCTGACCAATCCCTTCGCGGGCCGCTACGAGCCCGACATCCTTCCGATGATGAAGCTGCTCGATCCAGTGGGCCTCGAGATGGCGCACCGGCTGCGCGCCGCGATGGACGTGCCGGTCGAACGGATCGCCACCTACGGCAAGGGCGCGATCGTCGGCGCGGCCGGCGAGCTCGAGCACGGCGCGCTGTGGCACGTGCCCGGCGGCTATGCGATGCGCGAGCTGCTCGGCTGGAAAGGCGACCGCGATGCGTACCGCCAGGGCAAGGCCGAGGATGCGAGCCCCCACGCTCGGCACTCCGTGTCCTCGCTGCCCCCCGAGGGGGCCGCTTTTGCCTTGGGGCGGCCCGGCGCCAAAAAGACCGGCCAGCCCGGCAATGCGCTCGCGATCGTGCCGTCCACCAAGAAGGTCGGCGCGCCCGGCGCCACGCTCGACGTGCCGCTGACCAACATCAATGCCAGCTACGTGCGCGGCCAGTTCGATGCCTTCGAAGTGCGTGTGCCCGGTGCACCGGCGGCCGACGAGATCGTTTTCATCCTCGCGATGAGCACCGGCTACCGCGTGCACGACCGCGTCGGTGGTCTGCGTGCCGAAGACATCAGCAAATGGGATGGCCTGCGCTGA
- a CDS encoding UPF0280 family protein, translated as MSARRTALDGGRWHLNHGPIDIVAEAHGDAVEVAVAHELAWRRFGTVLDELVGELALLRQPVDAQCPLRGPIAQRMWQACAPFSAGFITPMAAVAGAVAQELIAFFHRPGIERAWINNGGDIALHLAPGHSVRVGLFADLARFDLRDTGPLATDGQFEVTADMPVRGVATSGWRGRSFSLGIADSVTVLAATAAEADAAATVIANAVNVEDRGIHRLPANECKDDSDLRDLLVTRDVEALAPAQVQRALDAGVARAEALQRMGLVASAVLVCQGQWRLVQPLSSRATALPLQRAAAGAGDAVGSVFA; from the coding sequence ATGAGCGCACGACGCACCGCGCTCGATGGTGGCCGCTGGCATCTGAATCACGGCCCCATCGACATCGTGGCCGAAGCGCATGGCGATGCGGTGGAAGTGGCGGTGGCGCACGAGCTCGCGTGGCGGCGCTTTGGCACCGTGCTCGATGAGCTCGTCGGCGAGCTCGCCCTGCTGCGCCAGCCGGTCGATGCGCAATGCCCGCTTCGCGGACCCATCGCGCAACGCATGTGGCAGGCCTGCGCGCCGTTCAGCGCCGGCTTCATCACGCCGATGGCCGCGGTGGCGGGGGCGGTCGCGCAGGAACTCATCGCCTTCTTTCATCGCCCGGGCATCGAGCGCGCATGGATCAACAACGGCGGCGACATCGCGCTCCATCTCGCGCCGGGCCATTCGGTGCGCGTCGGGCTGTTCGCGGACCTCGCGCGATTCGATCTGCGCGACACCGGTCCGCTCGCGACCGACGGCCAGTTCGAGGTCACTGCGGACATGCCGGTGCGCGGCGTCGCGACCAGCGGCTGGCGCGGGCGCAGCTTCTCGCTCGGCATCGCGGACAGCGTGACCGTGCTCGCCGCCACGGCGGCCGAAGCCGATGCCGCAGCGACCGTGATCGCGAACGCGGTGAACGTCGAGGACCGTGGCATCCACCGTCTTCCGGCCAACGAATGCAAGGACGACAGCGACCTTCGCGATCTGCTCGTCACGCGCGACGTCGAGGCCCTCGCGCCCGCCCAGGTGCAGCGCGCACTGGATGCGGGCGTTGCACGTGCCGAGGCCTTGCAGCGCATGGGTCTGGTGGCGTCGGCGGTGCTGGTTTGCCAGGGGCAATGGCGCCTGGTTCAGCCCTTAAGCTCGCGGGCGACGGCACTGCCGCTGCAGAGGGCGGCCGCTGGCGCCGGCGATGCAGTTGGTTCAGTATTTGCTTAA